A window from Carassius gibelio isolate Cgi1373 ecotype wild population from Czech Republic chromosome B3, carGib1.2-hapl.c, whole genome shotgun sequence encodes these proteins:
- the pgls gene encoding 6-phosphogluconolactonase codes for MMSGRRVVVFPSVAELGCTLAQLVSSRAEKALSTGASFSLGLSGGSLVSILSKELPAVPNLDCSRWLVGFCDERLVPFTDPESTYGLYMNQLFGKINIPEERILAIDPCLPVQECAEDYAGKLSKAFNTEQIPVFDMLLLGMGPDGHTCSLFPDHPLLQESQRTVAPISDSPKPPPQRVTMTLPTVNAARCVVFVSTGGSKAPILKQVLEGGEGPALPAALVAPGQGELFWLVDEPAAASLTAPVERPGPGAKL; via the exons ATGATGTCTGGACGTAGGGTGGTGGTTTTCCCCTCAGTGGCCGAGCTTGGATGCACTCTGGCCCAGCTGGTGTCCTCTCGAGCAGAGAAAGCTCTCAGCACAGGTGCAAGCTTCTCTCTGGGTCTTTCAGGAGGGAGTTTGGTGTCCATCCTGAGTAAGGAGCTGCCTGCTGTCCCAAACCTGGACTGCAGCAGATGGCTCGTTGGGTTCTGCGATGAGAGGCTCGTTCCATTCACTGATCCCGAGAGCACTTATGGCTTATATATG AATCAGTTGTTTGGGAAAATCAACATTCCAGAAGAAAGGATTTTGGCTATAGATCCTTGTTTACCTGTGCAAGAATGTGCTGAGGACTATGCTGGTAAACTGAGCAAG GCTTTTAACACGGAGCAAATTCCAGTTTTTGACATGTTGTTGCTGGGAATGGGACCGGATGGACACACCTGCTCTCTCTTTCCAGATCACCCTTTATTACAG GAAAGCCAGAGGACAGTGGCACCCATCTCTGACTCCCCCAAACCACCGCCTCAGCGTGTCACTATGACATTACCCACAGTTAACGCTGCTCGATGTGTAGTGTTCGTGTCAACTGGGGGCAGCAAAGCTCCTATACTCAAG CAAGTATTGGAGGGTGGAGAAGGCCCTGCGCTTCCAGCAGCTCTGGTGGCACCTGGACAGGGAGAGCTCTTCTGGCTGGTGGACGAGCCAGCAGCTGCCTCCCTCACGGCTCCGGTGGAGAGGCCAGGACCCGGAGCAAAGCTCTGA
- the colgalt1a gene encoding procollagen galactosyltransferase 1, whose product MLWFVSVLWFCLMNTRPARGYFHEERWSPESPILAPRVMLALICRNAQHSLPHFLGTIDRLDYPKDRIALWVATDHNIDNTTYLLRDWLINVQKLYHYVEWRPKEEPSKYHDEEGPKDWTNERYAYVMKLKQAALESAREMWADYLMMIDCDNLLINRDVLWKLIKENKTIVAPMLESRAAYSNFWCGMTSQGYYKRTPAYIPMRKQVRRGCFAVPMVHSTFLVDLRKEASRLLAFHPPHPEYSWAFDDIIVFAFSARMAEVQMFICNKETYGHLPVPLRAHSTMQDEADSFIHTLLEVNVRNPPVEPSRYVPKPVKRPDKMDFDEVFMINLKRRADRRERMLRALREQEIDCKIIAAVDGKAMNVSEIQAMGIHMLPGYSDPYHGRPLTRGELGCFLSHYNIWKEIVDRGLKTSLVLEDDLRFEIFFKRRLQNLMHEVESEGLDWDLIYIGRKRMQVDRPEKAVPNIRNLVEADYSYWTLGYMMSLQGAKKLLKAEPLSKMLPVDEFLPVMFNKHPVSDYMDQFETRDLKAFSAEPLLVFPTHYTGEPGYISDTETSTVWDNEKMRTDWDRKRSGKTQEQAEISTEAQNSDVLQSPLDRTARDEL is encoded by the exons ATGCTCTGGTTCGTGTCGGTGCTGTGGTTCTGTCTGATGAACACTCGACCAGCTCGAGGATACTTCCACGAAGAGCGCTGGAGCCCGGAGTCTCCTATATTAGCTCCCCGAGTAATGCTCGCGCTCATCTGCCGTAACGCACAGCACTCGCTGCCACATTTCCTCGGTACTATAGATCGCCTCGATTACCCTAAAGACCGGATCGCGCtgtg GGTGGCGACCGACCACAATATTGACAACACTACTTACCTACTGCGAGACTGGCTCATCAATGTACAGAAACTCTACCATTATGTGGAGTGGAGGCCAAAGGAGGAACCAAG CAAATATCATGATGAGGAAGGACCAAAGGACTGGACGAATGAGCGCTACGCCTATGTCATGAAACTGAAGCAGGCAGCGCTTGAGTCTGCACGAGAGATGTGGGCAGACTATCTCATG ATGATTGATTGTGACAATCTCCTGATCAACCGAGACGTCTTATGGAAACTGATAAAGGAGAACAAGACGATTGTGGCACCAATGCTGGAGTCTCGTGCTGCCTACTCAAACTTCTGGTGTGGAATGACATCCCAG GGCTACTATAAACGAACCCCTGCCTACATCCCCATGCGCAAGCAAGTGCGCAGAGGTTGCTTTGCTGTTCCCATGGTGCACTCGACTTTCCTGGTTGACCTGCGGAAAGAAGCTTCCAGACTGCTTGCTTTTCACCCACCACACCCAGAGTACAGCTGGGCCTTTGACGACATTATAGTCTTTGCTTTTTCAGCCCGCATGGCAG AGGTACAGATGTTTATTTGTAACAAGGAGACTTATGGGCATCTGCCAGTGCCTCTTCGTGCCCACAGCACCATGCAGGATGAAGCTGACAGCTTCATTCATACTTTGCTAGAGGTCAATG TGCGAAATCCTCCAGTTGAGCCTTCCAGATACGTGCCCAAACCTGTCAAAAGACCTGATAAAATGGACTTTGATGAG GTGTTTATGATCAACCTGAAGCGGCGGGCCGACCGTCGTGAGCGCATGCTGAGGGCGTTGAGAGAGCAGGAAATCGACTGCAAGATTATAGCAGCCGTTGATGGCAA AGCTATGAACGTCAGTGAGATCCAAGCTATGGGAATCCACATGCTTCCCGGCTACAGTGACCCCTACCACGGCAGACCTCTGACGAGAGGAGAGCTGGGCTGCTTCCTGTCCCACTATAACATCTGGAAAGAG ATTGTAGACAGAGGCCTGAAGACCTCGCTGGTGCTTGAAGATGATCTGCGGTTTGAGATTTTCTTCAAGCGTCGCCTACAGAATCTGATGCATGAGGTGGAGAGTGAGGGACTGGATTGGGACCTCAT TTATATTGGGAGGAAGAGGATGCAAGTGGACCGACCTGAGAAGGCGGTACCAAACATTCGCAACCTGGTGGAGGCGGACTATTCCTATTGGACCTTGGGCTACATGATGTCATTACAAGGGGCCAAAAAGCTCCTCAAAGCAGAACCACTCAGTAAAATGTTGCCTGTGGACGAGTTCCTTCCTGTTATGTTTAATAAGCATCCAGT ATCGGACTACATGGATCAGTTTGAGACGAGGGACCTGAAAGCATTTTCAGCGGAGCCCTTGCTTGTGTTTCCTACACACTACACGGGTGAACCTGGGTATATCAGTGACACAGAAACCTCCACAGTGTGGGACAATGAGAAGATGCGCACAGACTGGGACAGGAAGCGCTCGGGTAAAACCCAGGAACAGGCTGAGATCAGCACAGAGGCCCAAAACTCAGATGTGCTCCAGTCTCCTCTGGACAGAACAGCTCGAGACGAACTATGA